The Pseudomonas aeruginosa genome includes the window CGGCCTGATGATAGATGGAGGCAACATGAGCGCGGCTCAGCCAGGCATTCTCACCCCGATTCCGGTGGTGGGTCGCTACCTGTTTTTCAGCATTTCCCAACCCGAGCAGGTGGCCGCGACCTTGGCCAGCCTGGCCGCGGCCACCGATGGTTACCAGCTGGTGGTGGGTATCGGCCATTCGCTGATGCTCAGCCTCGGCAAGACCGTCGAGGGCATGAAGGACTATCCGGTGCTCGCCGCGCCCGGCATCGACCTGCCGTCCACGCCCTCCGCGCTGTGGTGCTGGCTGCGCGGCGAGGATCGCGGCGAGGTGACGCTGCGCTCGCACGCGCTGGAACGGTCGCTGGCGCCGGCCTTCCAGCGGACCGGCGCGGTGGATGCGTTCCTCTACGGCGAGGACCGCGACCTGTCCGGCTACAAGGACGGCACCGAGAACCCCAAGGGCGATGCGGCGCTCGAAGCCGCGCTGGTCTCCGGGCGCGGTGCGGGCCTGGATGGCGGCAGTTTCGTTGCTGTCCAGCAGTGGCTGCATGACTTCGACCGGATGCAGGCGATCCCCGGCGAGGAGATGGACAACATCATCGGCCGCCGCAAGTCCGACGACGAAGAACTGGAAGACGCGCCGGCCTACGCCCACGTTAAGCGCACCGAGCAGGAAAGCTTCGAGCCCGCCGCGTTCCTCCTGCGGCGCGGCGCGCCCTGGTCCGACGAGCACCGCGCGGGGCTGTTGTTCGCCGCCTTCGGCCGCTCGTTCGAGGCCTTCGAGGTCCAGTGGCTACGGATGATCGGCGTGGAAGACGGGGTGCTCGATGGCCTGTTCCGTTTCACCCGGCCGATCAGCGGCAGCTACTTCTGGTGTCCGCCCATGGCCGACGGCCGCCTCGACCTGTCCGCCCTCGGCCTCTGAGCCCGCCGCGGCAGCAGGCCAGGCCTGCTGCCGCGTCCTGCGCGGCGCTAGTGGGCGGTGGCCACGGCGGCCTCGTCGATCAGCGCCGCTACTTCCTTCGCTCGCGAGGCCAGTGACGCGTGGCTGGCATCGAGGGTGACGATCTTCCTCGGTGCGATCCGCGCGGCCATCCGCTCCTGGTTCTCCGGCGCAATCATGCGATCGGCGCTGGAAATCTGGTACCAGGAGGGCTTGCTCTTCCAGGCCGGGCTGCCGATGGCATCGCCGAAAGTGCTGGCCAGCGGAGCCTTCTGGGTGATGCCCATGACCAGCCCTTCGTCCGCAGCGAGATCCTGGCAGAAGCTTTCGTGGAACCTGTCCGCCTTCACCCAGAGATAGCCATCGCTGTCCGGCGCCAGGTTCGCTGCGGCCAGGGGCAAGTGCTCCTGGGTGATGCCACCGGGACTTTCGCCGCTGTCGGGGGCGAAGGCGGCGATATAGACCAGCCCGACCACATTCGGCTGGTTGCCGGCCTCGGTGATCACCGCGCCGCCATAGGAGTGTCCGACCAGCAGGACCGGCCCCTGTTGCTGCGCGATCATCTTGCGCGTCCGCTCGGCATCGTCCGCCAGCGAGGTCAACGGTAGTTCGACGGCATGCAGGTTGTCGTGGCCGAGGCGTTTCAGTTCGAGAATGACCTTGCTCCAGTGGGCGGCGCCGCCCCAGAAGCCGTGGACCAGGATGATCGCAGGCAGGTTGCTCATCGTGTTGCTCCCTTGTGGGTGAGGGTTGCTGGCATGAGGCATCGCCCGGCGAGCATACGAGGTCGCGATGGGCGGGCGATAGCGGGAGGCGAGGACGTTCGTCGAAAAGAACAACTCCTTGTTCCGGTAGGCGACGTGATATCGGCACGGCGGTATGTTGCAAGTCCGGACCCGACCGATCGGGTTGTCGCGACGGGCATGGAGGGGTGATCGGTCGGTCGGGTTCGCGTCTTTTCGGGGCTCCCGAATCTGAAAAAATCTTGCTTCTCGCCATACCGGGGGAGCGGGGCGGGTAGATTTTCTTCCGAATCCTTCACTTTCTACCCGGTCATGGAAAAAGCTCTGAAATTGGCGTCATGCCTCTACGGCCTGCTGATCCTGCTCAGCCTGGCGATGGTCGCCTTCCTCAGCCAGTTTCCGTTTCTCCTCAGCTCGGGAGCGGAAAACCTCTCGATGTCGATTCTGCCGCTGCTGATCCCGCTGATGGTCGGGCTGGTCGTCTGCGAGGCGGTGCGGGCGGTGGTGCCGAAGAAGCGCTAGGCGCGGGGCCGGGATCAGCGGCCGAGAATGCGCTGGCGGCGCAGCCGGTACTGCTCGTAGGGAAGGCCCTGGCGGTTCAGCTCTTCCAGCTGGCGTTCGCTGGCGCTGCGGGAAAACGATTCCTCGACTATCGAGTCCGGCGTGACAGGCTGTGCGCAGGCGCTGGCCAGCAGCACACCCAAGACCAGGGCAATGCGTGGCATGCGATCTCCATGGACTACGGCAGAAGGGAAAAAAAGGCCATTACCAAGCGGGGGGAGGGTTGGTAATGGCCTGTACAAGGGACATTTGCCAGGCCTTGGGGATCTGGCGAAAAAGACGATATCAAGGGGGAATTTGATTAGCCAGCTAACAAAGTGGAATGAAGTTTTGCGGCAGGCGTAACAATTCTGTCCGAATCGTCATTCTTGCGTCACCGCCGGGACAGA containing:
- a CDS encoding Dyp-type peroxidase; translated protein: MIDGGNMSAAQPGILTPIPVVGRYLFFSISQPEQVAATLASLAAATDGYQLVVGIGHSLMLSLGKTVEGMKDYPVLAAPGIDLPSTPSALWCWLRGEDRGEVTLRSHALERSLAPAFQRTGAVDAFLYGEDRDLSGYKDGTENPKGDAALEAALVSGRGAGLDGGSFVAVQQWLHDFDRMQAIPGEEMDNIIGRRKSDDEELEDAPAYAHVKRTEQESFEPAAFLLRRGAPWSDEHRAGLLFAAFGRSFEAFEVQWLRMIGVEDGVLDGLFRFTRPISGSYFWCPPMADGRLDLSALGL
- a CDS encoding alpha/beta hydrolase, translating into MSNLPAIILVHGFWGGAAHWSKVILELKRLGHDNLHAVELPLTSLADDAERTRKMIAQQQGPVLLVGHSYGGAVITEAGNQPNVVGLVYIAAFAPDSGESPGGITQEHLPLAAANLAPDSDGYLWVKADRFHESFCQDLAADEGLVMGITQKAPLASTFGDAIGSPAWKSKPSWYQISSADRMIAPENQERMAARIAPRKIVTLDASHASLASRAKEVAALIDEAAVATAH